The DNA segment CGACAATGCGGACGTCAGCGCGTCGAGTTCGGTTTCCAGTGTTACGAGCGCGGGAAAGAGCGCGTGGTCGTCCGGCAACTGACCGATCGACAACCTCACCGAATCCTCCCTGAACGCGAGACGCACATCGCGCGCGGCGCGCTCGAGCGTGGCACCGAGCTTGACCCAGTCGACTGCCTCGCGCGCATGCCCGAGACCTTCGGCGACCGAATCGCGGGCCAGCTCGAGAAACTGCGTGGTGGAAAGCGTCTCGCCGAAAAAGAGCGTGGCCGTTTCCGGCAGCTGATGGGCTTCGTCGAAAATGATCGTGTTCGCGGTGGGCAGCAGCTCGGCCATGCCGGTATCGCGCAACATGATGTCCGCGAAGAACAGGTGGTGATTGACTACGACGATATCGGCCTGCTGCGCCTCGCGCCGTGCCTGCATGACGAAGCAGTCCTTATAGTGCGGGCACTCCTGGCCAAGGCAGTTTTCGCGCGTGGACGTGACCATCGACCACACGGCCGCCGTTTCCGGCACGCTCGCGAGTTCGGCTTTATCGCCCGTGCGCGTGATCTTCGCAAAGCGCACGATGTCCTGCAGATACGAGGTTTCCTGGCGCGACGGCAGACGCCCGTTATCCGCGGTGCGTTGCAGATAGTAATGGCACAGGTAATTCCCGCGCCCCTTGAGCATCGCGACCGAGACCGGCACCGCCAACGCGTCGCGCACGGTTGGAATGTCGCGCTGAAAGAGCTGATCCTGCAGGTGTTTGGTACCCGTCGACACGATCACCTTGCCGCCCCACAGCATGGCCGGCACGAGATACGCATAGGTCTTGCCGGTGCCCGTGCCCGCCTCGACGATCAGCGTGTTCTCGCTGCCGTCGAGGCCGCCCGATTCGTCCTGTTCCACTGTCCCGGCTGACACGGTGTCTGTACCTTGCTGCGTCGACATGCGACGCGCCGGGCGCTTTTGCGCGTCGAACATCGCAGGCTCGGGCATTGCGCGGCCAGAGGCTTCCATGGCCGCCGCAACGGCGCGCGACATCTCGATCTGCGACGCGCGCGAGCGATAGCCGTCGATCTGACGGGCCAGCAAGCCGTTGTCCGCGAAGATCTCGTCGAGTTCAGCGGCGCGACGGGGAGTCAATGTCGCGCTAAGCGCCGAGCCGGACGCCGACGCGCGCGGCGCCGGTGCGACGGCTGCCGTGGTCTCGCTGGCTGCGGCGAGCGGCGATGGGTCGAGCGGTGAAAGCGGTGAATTCAAGGCAAGCGTTTCCTACGAAGTCCGGCTCGCGCAGCGCGCGCCCGGCGCCTGCCAGGCCGCGAACTCAGGCGCGTACGTCCGGTTCGAGCTGCAATTGCAGCAAGATGATGGTGTCCTTGACTTTGAGCTTGCGCTTTTTCAGGCGCTGCAACTCGAAGTCGTCGATGCCGGGCTCGTCCGACATTCGGTCGATCAGCCGATCGAGCCCGCTGTGTTCCGATTCCAGCTGCAGAATGCGGTCGCGCAGCGTGTCCGCGTTGATGACGTGATGTTGATCGCGCATGCTCGCCTCCTCTCGTCCACGGCCGGCCACGCATGCGGCCGATGCCTGAGGTTGCTGTCTGGCTTAAAACGCGTTACGGCAACTACGGGTCAAGCTTTGACGGTATGACCATACCGAGCACCCATTACAGCACGGCGCGCCCACGCGCGCTCGCCGCAGCGGCAGTTTTTTGCAACGGCTTCGCATCGGCTCAACATCCGCGGCATCACGCGCCCGGGTACGCTCAAGCACGCCCAAGCACGATCGGCGCGCAGCATCCTTACTGTTGCTGCTGTTGCAGCTTCTGCTGCTGCTCGAGTTCCTGCTGCTGTTTCAACTGATCCTGACGCTTCTGTTCGGCTTTATCCGCAGCCTGCTTCTGACGCGCCTCCACGTCCGCCTTGTGTTGCGCGGCGTCCGCCTGCTTCTTCTCGAAGCTCTGCTGCTTCTGCTCGCGCTCCTGCGCCTTCTGCGCGCCCTGGGCACGCGCTTCGGCAAGCTTGCGCTGGAAGTCGCCCTGCTTCTGATCGTACGCCTGCTGGTTCGCGGCGGCCTGAGCCGGACTGATGCCACGCTGCGCCTGATCCAGCGCATGTTGCCGCTGCTTGTCCTGATAGGCCTGCGCGTTCGCTGCGCGTTGCGGCGCTTCAGCGTTGCGCTGCGCCTGATCGAGCTCGTGCTGCCGTTGCTTGTCCTGGTATGTCTGGGCGTTGCGCGCATCTTCCGCGGCACGTTGCGGCGCTTCCGCCTCTTCCTGCGCGCGTTTGATCGCGGCCTGCTGGTCACGTTCGCGCGCACGTTGCACCCGCTGCTCACCGTCGAGCGCCAACTGCTCCTTGCGGATGTCCGCCTGCTCGGCGCGCATCGCGTCGCGCGCCTTGTTCAGGCAGTGGTTGACCAAAAATCTGCTGTAGCAGTCGTGTTCGGCGACGGCGTACCGATAGTTGTTATCGTCACTGCGCCGATTCAGGACTTTCTGACGATCATCGAACGATTTGTC comes from the Paraburkholderia sp. PREW-6R genome and includes:
- a CDS encoding DUF465 domain-containing protein; translation: MRDQHHVINADTLRDRILQLESEHSGLDRLIDRMSDEPGIDDFELQRLKKRKLKVKDTIILLQLQLEPDVRA
- a CDS encoding ATP-dependent DNA helicase; this encodes MNSPLSPLDPSPLAAASETTAAVAPAPRASASGSALSATLTPRRAAELDEIFADNGLLARQIDGYRSRASQIEMSRAVAAAMEASGRAMPEPAMFDAQKRPARRMSTQQGTDTVSAGTVEQDESGGLDGSENTLIVEAGTGTGKTYAYLVPAMLWGGKVIVSTGTKHLQDQLFQRDIPTVRDALAVPVSVAMLKGRGNYLCHYYLQRTADNGRLPSRQETSYLQDIVRFAKITRTGDKAELASVPETAAVWSMVTSTRENCLGQECPHYKDCFVMQARREAQQADIVVVNHHLFFADIMLRDTGMAELLPTANTIIFDEAHQLPETATLFFGETLSTTQFLELARDSVAEGLGHAREAVDWVKLGATLERAARDVRLAFREDSVRLSIGQLPDDHALFPALVTLETELDALTSALSAQAERAESLGACLRRARELQGVLAGWTTPPTGAEREAANAAGPEGKVERADPNEKVRWIEVFSHTVQLHETPLSVAPIFAKQRAGVPRAWIFTSATLSVRGDFTHYAAQMGLNAKRSMTLPSPFDYPTQGLLYVPRNLPQPSSPMFTDAVFDAALPAIEASGGGVFMLCTTLRAVDRIAAKLRDVIEARGWDYPLLVQGDASRTELLDRFRSYGNAILVGSQSFWEGVDVRGDALSLVVIDKLPFAPPDDPVLSARLDALTKKGLSPFAVHQLPQAVITLKQGAGRLIRAETDRGVLMICDTRLVDKPYGRRIWQSLPPFKRTREIEVVREFFEENSTPPAG